In Mustela nigripes isolate SB6536 chromosome 2, MUSNIG.SB6536, whole genome shotgun sequence, a single window of DNA contains:
- the NDUFB4 gene encoding NADH dehydrogenase [ubiquinone] 1 beta subcomplex subunit 4 isoform X2 codes for MSFPKYEPSPLATLPSTLDPAEYNVSPEARKAQAERLAIRSRLKREYLLQYNDPKRQGLIEDPALLRWTYARSANIYPNFRPTPKTSLLGALFGMGPLLFWFYVFKTDRPFCPPPTLCLCQPPVCSLYL; via the exons ATGTCGTTCCCCAAGTACGAGCCGTCGCCTCTGGCTACCCTACCCTCTACCCTCGACCCGGCCGAATACAACGTATCTCCGGAAGCCCGGAAGGCGCAAGCCGAGCGGTTGGCCATAAGATCCCGACTTAAACGGGAGTATCTGCTTCAGTACAACGACCCCAAACGCCAAGGGCTCATC GAAGATCCTGCATTGCTTCGTTGGACCTATGCAAGATCGGCAAACATCTATCCCAATTTCAGACCCACTCCCAAGACCTCGCTCTTAGGAGCTCTGTTTGGAATGGGGCCCCTTTTGTTCTGGTTTTATGTATTCAAAACTGACAGA CCATTTTGCCCACcacccaccctctgcctctgtcagCCACCAgtatgttctctgtatctataa
- the NDUFB4 gene encoding NADH dehydrogenase [ubiquinone] 1 beta subcomplex subunit 4 isoform X1 encodes MSFPKYEPSPLATLPSTLDPAEYNVSPEARKAQAERLAIRSRLKREYLLQYNDPKRQGLIEDPALLRWTYARSANIYPNFRPTPKTSLLGALFGMGPLLFWFYVFKTDRDRKEKLIQEGKLDRTWNISY; translated from the exons ATGTCGTTCCCCAAGTACGAGCCGTCGCCTCTGGCTACCCTACCCTCTACCCTCGACCCGGCCGAATACAACGTATCTCCGGAAGCCCGGAAGGCGCAAGCCGAGCGGTTGGCCATAAGATCCCGACTTAAACGGGAGTATCTGCTTCAGTACAACGACCCCAAACGCCAAGGGCTCATC GAAGATCCTGCATTGCTTCGTTGGACCTATGCAAGATCGGCAAACATCTATCCCAATTTCAGACCCACTCCCAAGACCTCGCTCTTAGGAGCTCTGTTTGGAATGGGGCCCCTTTTGTTCTGGTTTTATGTATTCAAAACTGACAGA gataggaaagaaaaacttatccAGGAAGGAAAATTGGATCGAACATGGAATATTTCATACTAA